A part of Oncorhynchus clarkii lewisi isolate Uvic-CL-2024 chromosome 17, UVic_Ocla_1.0, whole genome shotgun sequence genomic DNA contains:
- the LOC139369501 gene encoding coiled-coil domain-containing protein 42-like: protein MDNKKAAEDLTDYFKTFSGNNLQKELLKAPPSTDDVLAPTTHLIRKRREELDIHKAMEALQEDFAMTLMAQRVRDKELKEREVNLKEYLSNFNTFLQENKLKNGRALKTAVKERELARQKAANLLTLRQELKALTKEREKIAALVEKHEIYPRFLDKVVKAIPGSVALMSRVDSLVQTREELLTSIKQNQECCETARTQLTQYLEQNDDRLLHYNNRLAKLQRILDRVRSETMLWECRWAHIQNSATTKAMLLGTIKMATANLYQTTSKKAQDGWGEVALKDTLKQLDKQRNDTGLEGDHRNAMRVDEEPMQPAEVASLDGPIVATSADPVAVAEVGAVPDGPNAALSDRPFLLSPSMVDYTVTLV from the exons ATGGACAATAAAAAGGCAGCAGAGGATCTGACTGATTACTTTAAAACATTCTCTGGGAACAATCTTCAAAAAGAGCTACT GAAAGCTCCCCCATCCACTGATGATGTCTTGGCTCCCACCACTCACCTCatcaggaagagaagagaggagctgGACATACACAAGGCCATGGAGGCCCTTCAAGAG GACTTTGCCATGACCCTGATGGCCCAGCGTGTCAGAGATAAAGagctgaaggagagggaggttAACTTAAAGGAATACCTCAGTAACTTCAACACATTTCTCCAG GAGAATAAATTGAAAAACGGCCGTGCATTGAAGacagcagtgaaggagagagagctagCTCGTCAGAAAGCAGCGAACCTACTCACCCTGAGACAGGAGCTCAAGGCTCTCactaaagagagagaaaagattgCCGCTCTTGTAGAGAAACATGAAATCTACCCCCGCTTTCTAGATAAAGTGGTCAAAGCCA TTCCAGGGAGCGTGGCACTGATGTCCAGGGTGGACAGTCTGGTCCAGACCAGGGAAGAACTACTGACCAGCATCAAGCAGAACCAGGAGTGTTGTGAGACGGCCcgaacccagctgacccagtacCTGGAGCAGAACGACGACCGCCTGCTGCATTACAACAACAGGCTGGCCAAGCTACAGAGGATTCTGGACAGAGTACGCAGTGAGACCATGCTATGG GAGTGCCGGTGGGCTCACATCCAGAATTCGGCAACTACGAAGGCCATGCTCCTGGGCACCATCAAGATGGCCACCGCCAACTTGTACCAGACTACCAGCAAGAAGGCCCAGGATGGGTGGGGCGAGGTCGCTCTGAAGGACACTCTCAAACAGCTggataag CAGCGCAATGACACCGGACTCGAGGGCGATCACAGGAACGCAATGCGGGTCGATGAGGAGCCGATGCAACCTGCCGAAGTTGCGTCGTTAGACGGACCCATTGTGGCGACGTCGGCCGACCCAGTTGCAGTTGCCGAAGTTGGGGCGGTGCCGGACGGACCAAACGCAGCGTTGTCAGACAGGCCATTCCTGCTGTCTCCCTCAATGGTCGATTATACTGTCACGTTGGTATGA
- the LOC139369926 gene encoding beta-1,3-galactosyltransferase 6-like: MSLVRVVCRHKTALAIGGVCLFAVVLLFLAKCTSETLKQGQADPPGLAPHAAHSQPRAEHPELPSRPKDLSAFLVVLITTGPKYTERRSIIRSTWLAKKDPEVLAMFVVGTEGLPAEDMQNINTEQGRHKDLLLLPALRDSYENLTLKLLHMYSWLDHNVDFKFVLKADDDTFARLDLLKEELKTKEPSRLYWGFFSGRGRVKTAGKWRESAWELCDYYLPYALGGGYLLSCDLVHYIRINTAYLKVWQSEDVSLGAWLAPVDVKRTHDPRFDTEYKSRGCSNKYMVTHKQSLEDMLEKQQTLQRDGRLCKEEVKLRLSYVYDWSVPPSQCCQRKDGIP; encoded by the exons ATGAGCCTGGTCCGCGTCGTGTGTCGTCACAAGACGGCCCTGGCCATCGGAGGAGTGTGCCTCTTTGCTGTTGTCCTCCTTTTCCTCGCCAAGTGTACCTCGGAGACCCTAAAACAGGGCCAGGCCGACCCTCCAGGCCTAGCCCCCCACGCTGCCCACTCCCAGCCCCGAGCAGAGCACCCTGAGCTCCCCTCACGCCCCAAAGACCTCTCGGCCTTCCTGGTGGTCCTCATCACCACAGGACCCAAGTACACAGAGCGCAGGAGCATCATCCGTAGTACCTGGCTGGCTAAGAAGGATCCGGAGGTTCTAGCTATGTTCGTGGTGGGAACCGAGGGTCTGCCCGCAGAGGATATGCAGAACATCAACACAGAGCAGGGGCGGCACAAAGACCTGCTCTTACTCCCCGCGCTGCGAGACTCGTATGAGAACCTGACCCTGAAGCTGCTGCATATGTATTCTTGGCTAGATCACAACGTAGACTTCAAGTTTGTGTTAAAAGCGGACGATGACACTTTTGCTCGTCTGGACCTGTTGAAG GAGGAGCTGAAGACTAAAGAACCCAGCCGGCTGTACTGGGGCTTCTTCTCAGGCCGCGGTCGTGTGAAGACCGCAGGGAAGTGGAGGGAGTCGGCCTGGGAGCTGTGTGACTACTACCTACCCTACGCCCTGGGTGGAGGCTACCTGCTCTCCTGCGACCTCGTACACTACATCCGAATCAACACGGCCTACCTCAAGGTGTGGCAGAGCGAGGACGTGTCACTGGGGGCGTGGCTAGCCCCGGTGGACGTCAAACGGACACACGACCCTCGATTCGACACGGAGTACAAGTCTCGGGGGTGTAGTAATAAATACATGGTGACTCACAAGCAGAGCCTGGAGGATATGTTGGAGAAACAGCAGACGCTGCAGAGAGACGGGAGGCTGTGTAAGGAAGAGGTTAAACTCCGCCTGAGCTATGTGTATGACTGGAGCGTCCCGCCCTCACAGTGCTGCCAGAGGAAGGATGGAATACCCTGA